One region of Cyanobium sp. M30B3 genomic DNA includes:
- a CDS encoding ferredoxin--nitrite reductase yields the protein MSDSSASSAVAADSLEVIRKFAETYAQRTGTYFCSDPGVTAVVLEGLARHKDELGGALCPCRHYEDKEAEVAQAFWNCPCVPMRERKECHCMLFLTEDNPFRGEQQTISMDAIKAATAGN from the coding sequence ATGTCTGATTCTTCCGCCAGCTCAGCAGTCGCTGCCGACAGCCTGGAGGTGATCCGTAAGTTCGCCGAGACCTACGCCCAGCGCACGGGCACCTATTTCTGCAGCGATCCGGGCGTCACCGCCGTGGTGCTGGAGGGGCTGGCCCGGCATAAGGATGAGCTGGGTGGTGCCCTGTGTCCATGTCGTCACTACGAAGACAAGGAAGCTGAAGTGGCCCAGGCCTTCTGGAACTGCCCCTGTGTACCCATGCGCGAGCGCAAGGAGTGCCACTGCATGTTGTTCCTCACGGAGGACAATCCGTTCCGTGGTGAGCAGCAGACCATTTCGATGGATGCGATCAAGGCCGCCACGGCCGGCAACTGA
- the sufB gene encoding Fe-S cluster assembly protein SufB, producing the protein MTSTATVGDLVSQPYKYGFVTDIETEKIAKGLGEDVVRLISSKKEEPSFLLDFRLRAFRQWQQMEEPDWAALGYPAIDYQDIVYYAAPKQQQKKTSLDEVDPKLLETFDKLGIPLSEQKRLSNVAVDAVFDSVSIATTFREQLAEHGVIFCSISEAVKEYPDLIERYLGTVVPSNDNYFAALNSAVFSDGSFVFIPKGVECPMELSTYFRINSGDTGQFERTLIVAEEGASVSYLEGCTAPMFDTNQLHAAVVELVALDDASIKYSTVQNWYAGDENGVGGIYNFVTKRGQCRGNRSKISWTQVETGSAITWKYPSCVLQGADSVGEFYSVALTNNRQQADTGTKMVHVGPRTRSTIVSKGISAGHSSNSYRGLVQIGPKAVGARNYSQCDSMLIGDQAAANTYPYIRCQQPDAAIEHEASTCRISADQLFYLQSRGIGFEEAVSMMVSGFCRDVFNQLPMEFAAEADKLLALKLEGSVG; encoded by the coding sequence ATGACCAGCACCGCCACCGTTGGAGATCTGGTTTCGCAGCCCTACAAATATGGCTTCGTCACCGACATCGAAACCGAAAAGATCGCCAAGGGTCTTGGCGAGGATGTGGTGCGGCTGATCTCGTCGAAGAAAGAGGAGCCCTCCTTCCTGCTCGATTTCCGTCTGCGGGCCTTCCGCCAGTGGCAGCAGATGGAGGAGCCAGACTGGGCGGCCCTTGGCTACCCGGCGATTGATTACCAGGACATCGTCTATTACGCCGCTCCCAAGCAGCAGCAGAAAAAGACCAGCCTCGATGAGGTGGACCCCAAGCTGCTGGAGACCTTCGACAAGCTCGGCATTCCGCTGAGTGAGCAGAAGCGTCTTTCGAACGTTGCTGTGGATGCGGTGTTCGACAGTGTGTCGATCGCCACCACTTTCCGGGAACAGCTGGCGGAGCACGGCGTGATCTTCTGCTCGATCAGCGAGGCTGTGAAGGAGTATCCGGATCTGATTGAGCGGTATCTGGGTACCGTGGTTCCCAGTAATGACAACTACTTCGCCGCGCTCAATTCAGCCGTGTTCAGTGACGGCTCCTTTGTGTTCATCCCCAAGGGCGTGGAGTGTCCGATGGAGCTCTCCACCTATTTCCGTATCAACTCCGGCGACACCGGCCAGTTCGAGCGCACCTTGATCGTGGCCGAGGAAGGCGCCTCGGTGAGCTACCTCGAGGGCTGCACGGCCCCGATGTTTGACACCAACCAGCTGCATGCGGCGGTGGTGGAGCTCGTCGCCCTCGACGATGCCTCCATCAAATATTCCACCGTGCAGAACTGGTATGCCGGTGATGAGAACGGCGTGGGCGGCATCTACAACTTCGTGACCAAGCGCGGTCAATGCCGCGGCAACCGCAGCAAGATCAGCTGGACCCAGGTGGAAACGGGCTCGGCAATCACCTGGAAATATCCCAGCTGCGTGTTGCAGGGAGCCGATTCCGTTGGTGAGTTCTATTCTGTGGCGCTCACCAACAACAGACAGCAGGCCGACACCGGCACCAAGATGGTGCACGTGGGCCCTCGCACCCGCTCCACGATCGTGAGCAAGGGCATCAGCGCCGGCCACTCCAGCAACAGCTACCGCGGGCTGGTGCAGATCGGCCCGAAGGCCGTGGGGGCACGCAATTACAGCCAGTGCGATTCGATGCTGATCGGTGATCAGGCCGCTGCCAATACCTATCCCTATATCCGCTGCCAGCAGCCCGACGCGGCGATCGAGCATGAGGCCAGCACCTGTCGCATCTCCGCCGACCAGCTCTTTTATCTCCAGAGCCGCGGCATCGGCTTTGAGGAGGCCGTCTCGATGATGGTGAGTGGCTTCTGCCGCGACGTGTTCAACCAGCTGCCGATGGAATTCGCCGCCGAGGCTGACAAATTGCTGGCTCTCAAGCTCGAGGGTTCGGTGGGTTAA
- the sufR gene encoding iron-sulfur cluster biosynthesis transcriptional regulator SufR: protein MAPAPELPNAPASGGTTRESALALLLRLGETTAAQLAERLGVSVQIMRRHLRGLEDEGLVASSPAPEGPGRPTNRWHLTAEGRAQFPDGGQQFALGLLESMADTLSPETVKQLMAQQAQQKALAYRQLIGHGCLRSRLEQLVDLRRREGYVAECTQDPDGKSWLFSEFHCSVMRIAERFPCVCDQELQLIRSTFPDCQVDRVHWRLEQGHSCGFRLRPADRAT, encoded by the coding sequence ATGGCGCCCGCGCCCGAGCTCCCCAACGCCCCTGCCAGCGGCGGCACCACCAGGGAATCGGCCCTGGCCCTGCTCCTGCGACTGGGCGAAACCACCGCGGCTCAGTTGGCCGAGCGCCTCGGCGTCTCGGTGCAGATCATGCGCCGCCATCTTCGCGGGCTGGAGGATGAGGGCCTCGTGGCCTCCAGCCCGGCCCCTGAGGGTCCCGGCCGACCCACCAACCGCTGGCACCTCACCGCCGAGGGCCGTGCCCAGTTTCCCGATGGCGGGCAGCAGTTTGCCCTCGGCCTGCTCGAGTCGATGGCCGACACCCTGTCACCGGAGACGGTGAAACAGCTGATGGCCCAGCAGGCCCAGCAGAAGGCCCTGGCCTACCGGCAGCTGATCGGCCACGGCTGCCTGCGGAGCCGGCTGGAGCAGCTGGTGGATCTGCGGCGCCGGGAGGGCTATGTGGCGGAATGCACCCAGGACCCCGACGGCAAGTCCTGGCTGTTCAGCGAGTTCCACTGCTCGGTGATGCGCATCGCTGAGCGTTTCCCCTGTGTGTGCGATCAGGAACTGCAACTGATCCGCTCCACCTTCCCCGACTGCCAGGTGGATCGGGTGCACTGGCGACTGGAGCAGGGCCACTCCTGCGGCTTCCGTCTGCGCCCAGCCGATCGTGCCACCTGA
- a CDS encoding DMT family transporter, with translation MAIGVMAALAGALSWTLASGLWRRLPTSLGPAELNLLKNLLALGLLVPLLPLLAHPVVPRQAGLLLASGVLGIAAGDSFYFAALRRLGTRRTLTLEAGGPVLTSAAGQALLLEVPSPTQWAGVALVCLALVLVAGQAPPGDPRGRLQRQQGQGLLLGLLALVCGSAGALLARAALRDTPLPPLQAAALRLAGAALVMLPLLPGLARRLGWRRGPQPAQPRWLLLLAATLLGTVAGIALQQLALSRLPAGLAVALLSTSPVLAVVLAAAEGDRPGLRGWAAALLVLAGVGLLLLQPAVRLGLGPMDQLLQAQGQGGAAGHFGDPLELLPQADQLLVERCAKAGIVRHTGLLIQPVPQLL, from the coding sequence ATGGCGATAGGGGTGATGGCCGCTCTGGCCGGGGCCCTGAGCTGGACCCTGGCCAGCGGCCTGTGGCGGCGCCTGCCCACCTCCCTGGGCCCCGCTGAGCTCAACCTGCTCAAGAACCTGCTGGCCCTGGGCCTGCTGGTGCCGCTGCTGCCCCTGCTGGCCCATCCCGTGGTGCCGCGGCAGGCGGGCTTGCTGCTGGCCAGCGGTGTGCTCGGCATCGCCGCCGGCGACAGCTTCTATTTCGCCGCCTTGCGCCGCCTCGGCACCCGCCGCACGCTCACGTTGGAGGCCGGCGGCCCGGTGCTCACCAGCGCCGCCGGGCAGGCGCTGCTGCTGGAGGTGCCGAGCCCCACCCAATGGGCGGGTGTGGCCCTGGTGTGCCTGGCCCTGGTGCTGGTGGCGGGCCAGGCTCCCCCGGGCGATCCCCGCGGCCGGCTGCAGCGCCAGCAGGGCCAGGGCCTGCTGCTGGGGCTGCTGGCCCTGGTGTGCGGCAGCGCCGGCGCACTGCTGGCCAGGGCGGCGCTGCGGGACACACCCTTGCCCCCGCTGCAGGCTGCTGCCCTGCGCCTGGCTGGGGCGGCGCTGGTGATGCTGCCGCTGCTGCCGGGCCTGGCACGGCGGCTGGGCTGGCGCAGGGGCCCCCAGCCTGCCCAGCCCCGCTGGCTGCTGCTGCTGGCCGCCACCCTGCTGGGCACGGTGGCCGGCATCGCCCTGCAGCAGCTGGCCCTCTCCCGGCTGCCGGCCGGACTGGCCGTGGCCCTGCTCTCCACCTCGCCGGTGCTGGCGGTGGTGCTGGCCGCGGCGGAGGGGGACCGGCCCGGCCTGCGGGGCTGGGCGGCGGCCCTACTGGTGCTGGCCGGGGTTGGGCTGCTGCTGCTCCAGCCGGCTGTCCGCCTGGGCCTGGGCCCAATGGATCAACTGCTCCAGGCTCAGGGCCAGGGGGGTGCAGCCGGCCACTTCGGCGATCCGCTCGAGCTGCTGCCCCAGGCCGATCAACTGCTGGTGGAACGCTGCGCGAAAGCCGGCATCGTCCGCCACACCGGGCTGTTGATCCAGCCAGTGCCGCAGTTGCTGTGA
- the sufC gene encoding Fe-S cluster assembly ATPase SufC, whose translation MIRPDAPVLLEIRDLHAAVEDQPILKGVNLTIRAGEIHAVMGRNGSGKSTLSKVLAGHPAYTVTGGTVLYKGDNLLGLDPEQRARVGLFLGFQYPVEIPGVSNLEFLRVATNARRAERGEEELDTFAFEDLVRERLAVVQMDPAFLERSVNEGFSGGEKKRNEILQMALLEPLVAILDETDSGLDIDALRIVAGGVNQLASPENATLLITHYQRLLDLITPDHVHVMAAGRILRSGGKELALELERTGYDWVDQELERLAAGRTPVEVG comes from the coding sequence GTGATCCGCCCCGACGCCCCGGTACTGCTTGAGATTCGCGATCTGCACGCCGCCGTGGAGGATCAGCCGATCCTCAAGGGTGTGAACCTCACGATTCGCGCCGGCGAGATTCACGCGGTGATGGGCCGCAACGGCAGTGGCAAGAGCACCCTCTCCAAGGTGTTGGCCGGCCATCCCGCCTACACCGTGACCGGCGGCACGGTGCTCTACAAGGGCGACAACCTGCTGGGGCTTGATCCTGAGCAGCGCGCACGCGTCGGCCTGTTTCTGGGGTTCCAATACCCGGTGGAAATTCCCGGGGTGAGCAACCTCGAATTCCTGCGGGTGGCCACCAACGCCCGCCGGGCTGAACGGGGCGAGGAGGAGCTCGACACCTTTGCCTTTGAAGACCTGGTGCGCGAGCGCCTCGCGGTGGTGCAGATGGATCCCGCTTTCCTGGAGCGCTCGGTGAACGAGGGTTTCAGCGGCGGCGAGAAGAAGCGCAATGAGATCCTGCAGATGGCGCTGCTGGAGCCGCTGGTGGCGATTCTCGATGAAACCGATTCCGGGCTCGACATCGATGCCCTGCGCATCGTGGCCGGTGGTGTGAACCAGCTGGCCAGCCCGGAGAACGCCACCCTGCTGATCACCCACTACCAGCGCCTGCTGGATCTGATCACCCCCGACCACGTGCATGTGATGGCTGCGGGGCGCATCCTGCGCAGCGGCGGCAAGGAGCTGGCCCTGGAGCTGGAGCGCACCGGCTACGACTGGGTGGATCAGGAGCTGGAGCGCCTGGCTGCCGGGCGCACACCCGTGGAGGTGGGCTGA
- a CDS encoding phycobiliprotein lyase codes for MADALSFFRLSCGRWRSQRSSHHLLHRRAEAGDSWIEVVELQAHDPRLVAIAELHGQNPAELVGGCRVTWNASMAWDKAGEAHEGESVFGLIPTDAQGRQGLLLRDRGYAETAPVAGRFAMDERDGLLLTTSYETMNSLERFSFAGPNVRLRTSTVEGLSNTASFCIETRVIDRSHPTDPPAATGAEAIGSGDSSSLSSSVASARAVSPLGW; via the coding sequence ATCGCCGACGCCCTCAGTTTCTTCCGGCTGAGCTGCGGCCGCTGGCGCTCCCAGCGCAGCAGCCACCACCTGCTGCACCGCCGCGCCGAGGCCGGCGACTCCTGGATCGAGGTGGTGGAACTTCAGGCCCACGACCCGCGGCTGGTGGCGATCGCCGAGCTGCACGGCCAGAACCCGGCCGAGCTGGTGGGGGGCTGCCGGGTAACCTGGAACGCCTCGATGGCCTGGGACAAGGCCGGCGAGGCCCACGAGGGGGAGAGCGTGTTCGGTCTGATCCCCACCGACGCGCAGGGGCGCCAGGGGCTGTTGCTGCGCGACCGCGGCTATGCGGAAACGGCGCCGGTGGCCGGCCGCTTCGCCATGGACGAGCGCGACGGGCTGCTGCTCACCACCAGCTACGAGACGATGAACAGCCTGGAGCGCTTCAGCTTCGCCGGGCCGAACGTGCGCCTGCGCACCAGCACCGTGGAGGGGCTGTCCAACACCGCCTCCTTCTGCATCGAAACCCGCGTGATCGATCGCTCCCACCCCACCGATCCGCCGGCAGCGACCGGCGCCGAGGCGATCGGCAGCGGCGATTCCTCCAGCTTGAGCTCCAGCGTGGCCAGTGCCCGAGCCGTTTCGCCCCTGGGCTGGTGA